TCTCCAATTGGCATGAAACATGAGTCTCCAGAGCTTGGAAGCTCTAGACTATCAGCTTCAAGAAGTTGAGTTCCTGCAAAGTTTGCAACAAACTTATCTTTTTGGAACCACTCAAGTTCTGAGTTTTCTTCTTCCTCATTTGTACACTCGTCATTTGAGTTAAGTCTACAACGGTAAGCGTGATACGATACAGGAATCTTCAAGATTGGCTTATTGTTAAGCGTATTATCTGTAAACGAAGGATCCTTTTCCATTTGGTAAGCAACAATTGCATCCTCTTCAAACTTAAATTTGATGATTCGCTCTTTACCTTGAACAAATGGCGCCATCGCAGTTGTATATCTTGGTACACCTTGCGACGTTGGTACGTATAAGAATTCTGCTTCAGTGTCGATACTTGCTTTTGCTTGTAGACCACCGTTCTCAGAAGACTTAAATACTTCTTCAAACTCACGCTCTTTAGCACATCCTGTAATTAGACCTGCAAGAACAAGAGTACTTAATAGATAATTCTTTTTAGACATGTTCACTCCTGTAGCTTTAGACTTAATATCTAAATCCTAATGTAAAATAATATGTAGACTCATTTTTATCAAAAAGTTGTACGTTTGATTCTTTTCCGTTTACGGCCAGTGCTGAACCACCAATTGCGTGGCCAATCGTCGCTGATGCCCCAACTTCATGTGAGTAAGTGATTGACTGATCAAAAGAAAAGAAGTCGTTGTAGTTACCATCGTATGTAAAGTTGCGGTAGTAAGTATTACCAAGATAAATTCCAAAGCTATCGTTAAACGCGTAATCAAACATCAGAGAGTTTGATAATGTTCTTTGTGTATTAGATTTTCCACTTGTTGTTACTTTGTACTCGTGAAAGTTATTAATGATTGAAGGTGAATATCCAATCGTTAATCCCTTTGCGATATTTGAAGCGTCGTAAAGAAATGTAACCGATGCAGAAAGTGCTGTTTGAAGACCTGTTGTTTTTCTTGAAGCTTCTGATACTGGTATCTTTGTTGAAAGTTTCGCAGTTGAAGTCCAGTACTTTGCGAATACAGGTAGTGCACGTGATAAAGATAAACTCGGATCTCTAAGTTTTTGCTCTCTTTCACCTTCAAGATCTTTATCAAGGATTAAAGATAATCCCGCCTTAAATTCATTTGGCAATTTATAACCAAACCCAAGGGATGTCGTATTTGAATAAGACTTCTCGACATCACCAGTTGGTTTTGAATCCGTTTCTAGTGTCGAAGAGAGACTAATTGACCACAGTTTAGACGCTTTTTCAGGCGATTTAACACTTGTTTCACTTACGCCCTGTTGGGCCATAGCTTTTGAGGCCAATAAAATTAATAAGATAGACATTTTCTTTGTCATTATCATTCCCTGTGTAATTCCTATCACTAGTTATGTACGCAAGTATTTGCAAATACAGTGCCAGTAAAATCGGTGTCAGAAGGTGACTATTACACTCAAGAATATAATAAAAAGGCCCCGAAGTGGGGCCGAGTGTAAATTATTCATGCAGTTAATAAAAATATGAACAGTTTTAGAGGAAGCGAGAATAAATTTTATCGAGGAAAATACCTTTGAAGGCATCTTCATTTTCTAACCAAATTTCTTTGAGTCCTTTTTCGTCATTAAAGATAGGGCATTCAAATGTAAGAACTGGGCAATCAAGTTTTGCTGGCCCATAAGTTCCAAGTGAACCCGGAGTTGGGTAGCCAATATCCGCTACAACTTCATACCCATTTCTTTCTCCTAGGTAGTTTGCCACATCAAGACAATCACCATTGAAGTTTACAAGTGGCTTCCATGAGTGAATTGATAATATTAGTCCTGGAGGATATTTTTTAAATAGATTGATGAGGTATTGATTTTCAGGTTCGCTAAGTGGTTTATTACCTGGGTAGTATTTCTTTTCAGATACTTCACTAGTCCAGCAGTCAGTTGACAGGTTTCTATTGAGGTCTACTCCATTAGCATTCACACGTGTGTTTGCTCGGTAGCCGTCTACGTTAA
The nucleotide sequence above comes from Bacteriovorax sp. Seq25_V. Encoded proteins:
- a CDS encoding M14 family zinc carboxypeptidase, with the protein product MHFHELNSGFSVEGTEIKSYRTDVDGDKYIYLMAGVHGDEVEGVYVVEQLFNWLKTQDQMHIPLVVVPIVNVDGYRANTRVNANGVDLNRNLSTDCWTSEVSEKKYYPGNKPLSEPENQYLINLFKKYPPGLILSIHSWKPLVNFNGDCLDVANYLGERNGYEVVADIGYPTPGSLGTYGPAKLDCPVLTFECPIFNDEKGLKEIWLENEDAFKGIFLDKIYSRFL